The genome window AGACAATGGGAGGAAGTTTAAAGCTTTGGTATGTTGTTTTTCATGCTTAAGAAGATACCTCTCTTGGTTAATTCATGGcttccctgcccctgtcccccagGTACATTTGGGAGGTTGCTTAATTggatgcagagagaagcagggcagACAGGAAGAGTGATTTCCACGGAGTAAGGGGACTCAGAGGAGAGACCAGCGGGGGCAACTCTAGAAGCAGTGTGTGTGTACGGTTCACACGCCAGCCGGCCACTGATGGCCACCAAATCCATGACTTCCCATGTGCACATTAAAGAAGACCATTAGAAGGTGCAAaagcaacaaataattttaaaatctgaagttgTCAGTTACCTATTTTTACTGCCTCtggtacaaacacacacacatacacacacacacacacacactggcttgTGGACTTGGCTCAGGTACTTGTGTACTTGATCTACGCTGATTTGTAACGTGATTACTAATTCATCCGCCAATtcttctgtccatccatccacccatctaacATGTATTGCAttctatacattaaaatatgaaatacaggagcacctgggtggctcagttggttaagcgttgacctttggctcaggtcatgatcccagggtcccaggatcgaatcctacatctggctcagtagagagcctgcctctccctctccctctgcagactcatgctctctctctttcacttactctctctctctctaataaataaaatcttaaaaaaaataaaaataagaaatacaaaaaccATCCAAGCAGCCCACAGTCCAAAATTTAGGTAAATTTTAggtaattttaagtaaaatttcacTTATGaatttatattcaatataattatacttccaataatttcttttttaaaaaagttttatttaagtcatctaatcgctacacccaacatggggctcagacttacaaccctgagatcaagagtcacatgcccttcttctgactgagtcacccaggagcccctacttctaataattttttgagggatccctATAGTTTTTGTGCTTTCGTTCAAAACCGGGAACTTGCTTATATTTTCAAAGGAAGCCATCAGTAAGACCTAGTTAAATATTCAAAGTGAATTCTGagtttttatctcattttggtGCCCAGTACTAAATCCTGGAGAATATGAGAATTTGtggtatttttcaaatgttcttctctctttctggtaTCCCTGTTTGCTTACAGAAAGGATTTGAGGCAGTTTACAATACCAACATATGTGTATACAAGACAATAAAGAACAATTCattcaagatgaaaaaaatatttttagctggATGTCATCAAATACTGAATTGGATTAATTAATTCAGTTTAATATTGACTTTGCAATTCTGACAATCAAAGCAAACCATATGCTACCCCTATTATGCCAGTGCCTGTGAGAGCTTCTGGGGGCCCAGCTGTGGGATCCTGAGCTAATACACTGCTTCTAAGAGCAGTACGAGGAAGCTGGCTGCGCCAGGCCTGAGACCCCTGGGCTGCAGCCCCAGATTCCAGCCCTGGTCACTTGGAAGGATTTTCAGGCCTCTAAGGATCAATCTATTAGTCATTACATCATCTAGTGAGATAGCCGAGCTATGGCCCCTTGGGTCACTTTTTGGTTCTTTGTGGTCTGAAGCCAATTAGCCTGCGTGGGAGGGACCATCAGTGTTTCAGTCTGAGAAACAAGGGAGGCTGGATGGGTTCTGGTCTAAGTTCTACGCAGGGTCCCCCTGAATCACTGGGGCTCAGCCCTCATCCTGTATTAGGTCAATGACCGTGCTCTTAGTTTCTACTGCTCCCAGATGGATTGCAGAGCCACGCGTAGTGTAGCCTGCACACTGGCTTTTGGTTCTTAAACCGTTACCagctggcagagagagaagaagcttACACTTCAGTGTAAATCAGCTACGTCACCAAATCCACCATGTAGTTCTACTgactccctttctttccctccctccttccctctcttccttccgtCTGGTACCAGGACTATTTTGATGGAGGAAGCAGTATATTGAATTACATTCTGGCACAAGCTCCCGGTGCCGTTGAGATGAGCGATTTGGTCAGAGGCCAAATGAGGTCCATGTGAAGCAGTGGATGTGATGTCAATGCAGAGTCTGGCTAATATCTCTGAAGATAAAAGTAATTGTAGAGCAAATTGCCATTAATTTGAGAATCAGGCACAAATTGCTTAAATAGCTTTCAGTATTTATGGTGGTGGCAGCACATTGGTTCGTTTGttcgttcactcattcatttgctGTGCGTCTGTTAGGTGTCCAGGACCAGGCTAGGGCCTAAGTGTTGCTCAGCAATATTTTTGTGGTGAAGGAATCATAGAGCTCAATAGCAATTACGAGGTGGCATAGATATTCTTTCTCAAATCAGGGCCATGTTACTCTTGCTATGCAAAGATGGAAAGGCACACCAAATCGCACTAATGTTTATTCCCTTACCAGGTCAGAATCCTGAATTCTCTGGCTTAGAAAGGATCTTAGCACGACATCAACTTCCAAAAGAGATTAATGCGACCCCAAAGCCAAGTAGCATACCCCTGTGGAGAAGAAAATCCATCAACAATGCAAATCGTGGGTGGAAGAAATgccatttatggaaaaaaaaaatggaggagcCTCCAATGTCAACCATAGTTGTCAGGTAGGTGTCTAATTTTTGTCTGCCACCAACATATTGAGAAATATACAGGGTGACCAGACACCCCCTTTATGCCTTAGCTAAAACAATGACTTCGTGTCCTTTTTGAGGTATATGGTAAGCATGAAGACAAGTCTTGCTATGTAGAAGAGCACATAAGCCCCATCTTCACACACCCAGGTGTCTGGAGGAGCCCTCAGTGAGAGAAAACCCAGGGAGACAGGGACAGGTGTGAGCAGAGATCTAACAAGGCTGGAATGGGATTCTTGGAGGGACCCACTCATGGAGCTGTGGCACTTTCATGCTGCATGAGTCAGGAAGCACCAGCTCGCCCCAGCACAACCTGGGGCCTAGGACACAATAACATAAATAATAGAAACTTGGCTTTCTGTGTAGTCGACTGATAGAGATGGGAGCCGTTTCATGGTCTTGGAAAGAGGGGTGATGCATCAGATCTGAAACCTCCCTGGCCCGTAGGGGAGCAAGAGTGGAAGCAGAAGAGGAATGGTGGGCCTCAGACCAGGTGGTAACAGTGGGGTCGTGGAATTGCTTGGGTTCTGACACTAAAAGTTATAAGCTTtgggagcagctgggtggctcagttggttaagcatctggctacTGATTTTGACTggagtcatgatctcggggttctgagatcaagccccgtttTGGGCTGTGCACTGAACTGGctgtggaacctgcttaggattctctctctctctctctttctctctgtccctcccccttcatGTGCACATGCTCcctcttaaacaaacaaaacccccaacaAGTTACAAACTTCAGTTCCTTGGCAAATTATCTCTGTTGGTCTGCTTCTTTCCCTAATTATGCCAGACAAATGATGTTTCCATATTTGTTTCTTTAGTATCCCTGCATGTGTTGCTGTACCTTATCTAATAAAGAATTTCTACTTAGCACTTATGAGGTAACAGACACAGGGAGGGATTTCCAGCTCATGACTTTGCCTGTACTGGAAGCTCCCCCTGGGGTCATTGTTCTATGGAAATAATTTCCTTGTTTacttgcccccccccaccccctgtatCCTCAGTGGCATACCCTGGCAATTTGGCTTAAAATCCATATTCAAAGAAGCCAAAGATACGTTATAAAATAATTCTCACTGTGGTATTTTCTTCTTGGACAATGCAAGGCATGACATTTGTATCCAGATTAAgggtataaattattttaagtaatgatTCCTGATGACTTGAGTTAAGATTATTTGACCACACTTTGGAGGgctataaaaaaaacaaaagaagaaaaagcaatttcACAATCATGGAAAGTGTATACACCTCAGTTTCAGGCCATAAATGTCTTGACATGAactaacatattttaatttacaacCTACTTTGTTTGGCTTCTGAAAAGATAGCCAGAGAttgttaaaacataaaacatgacatatttattcacattttcttccaCAAACATTCATTTGGTATCCTTTAGAGCTAAGACTGGTAAAAGTAGGCGTCCTTTACTTGTTCTTACCGTCAGGGgaaaataattcagtattttgTTGGCTATTGGCTTTTGCAGGTTACTTCTATCAGTTTGAAGAAGTCCATAACCATTGCTGGTTTGCTTAGTTTTCATCATAATGGACACTGAGTTTTGCCAAATGATTCCTCTATATCCATCAAGTtgatcaaattaattttttccacTAATATGGTgaattgtgttgtttttaaaaatatttttaaaatattgttgctttaaaaatatttttatcagtatcAATTCTACCTACATTTAGGTAGAATGTACCTAACacaaacttttctatttttcccgTGTTTTTTAGagtgcagttcagtggcattaagtacacgCACGTTGTTGTgtaaaccatcaccaccatccatctccagaattttccATCTTCCCAGACTGAAACTCTGTCTCCATTGAACACTAACCCcctgttccctcttcctctggcccctggcaaacactattttactttctgtctctatggctTTGCCTAATCTAGACACCTAAAATGAGTAAAACCATACGGTACTTGTCCTTtcgtgtctggcttatttcactgagcgtgttttcaaggttcacccacaTCGTAGCCTGTGACAAAAGTTCCTTCCTTCTAAAGGCtgcatgaaaaaattaaaaaaaaaaaacaaaaaacagataattaaaaaaaaaaaaaaaaaagggatccctgggtggcgcagcggtttggtgcctgcctttggcccagggcgcgatcctggagacccaggatcgagtcccacgtcaggctcccggtgcatggagcctgcttctccctctgcctgtgtctctgcctctctctctctctgtgactatcataaataaataaaaatttaaaaaaagacagataattaaaaaaaaataaaggctgcaTGCTGTTCCACTGTCTGTctataacacattttgtttcaCCCAAACAAAAAACTCCATTTACTGAAAAGATCATCCTTTCCCTATTGAATGGTCTTGGTACCCTCGTCAAATCATTTCACCATTGGCAACAACAACGTTTGATCGTGTACGCCAACTTTtattctgaattctctattccaTTGTTTATAGGTCTGCCCTTATGCCATACGGCACATCgtgtagatatatatacatataaatattattattatatatcatatggTATTGCTATTTATTGGAGGCCTAATATTTGGCATGTAAATGCTTATAACTGTTCTATCTTCTTGCTGTATTGACCCTTTTACCATTATGTCTTTATCTCTTATAGGACCTTTTTAGTCTCCTTTGTCTGATATTAGCATAGGCATCCTTGTTCTTTTTTGCTATTTgcaaggattatttttttcatcctttcatttcTAACCCACGTATGTCCCTAAATCTAAAGTGAGACTCTTGTGGGCATTATATAATTGAATTCTGACTGGTTTTATCATCCGTTCTTTCAGTCTATGGTTTTtggagtttaatccatttacatttgaagtaattACTAGTAGGGAAGTACTTATTTGGCCatgttgttttatgttttacatattttttttgtcCCTCATTTCCTGCATTACTGCTTCACTTTGTGCTTATTTGATTTCTTGTACCGACACATTTtggttctcttttcatttctttttgtgtatcttctaggggttttgtgtgtgtgtgtgtgtctgtgtgtgtgggttGTGTGTGTGGTTACCATGGGGATTACATATAACATCCTATAGTTATAAAAATCTAGATTACAGATTATATCACAGAttattaactatatatattttcaaaaaatattttatctatttatttgagagaaagagagagggagtgtgcagGAGCAGgcaggagaagaagcagactccccattgagcagggagcccaacatggggctcgatcccaggacccaggatcatgcctgagccaaaggcagacacttaactgactgagccactcaggcacccctatatattttttatatctgtatctataatCTATAACAAGTATCTTAAATTATTACCAACTTAATTGTAATGGCTGCTCCGACCCTCCATTTAGTTACTGATGTCAcaaattacttttatatattacacacccattaacatagatttataattaCATCTCAGGTATTTGTCTTCTAAATcctagataaaataaaaagtggagttgcaaaccaaaattacaaaaatactgcttttatatatgtgtatgtatttaccTTCACCGGAGAACTTTATACTTTCAAGTGGCTTTGGGTTACTAGtatcctttcatttcaacttgGACACCATTTAGTATTTCTTTTGGGGAGCAGATACTGGTAATGAACATCCCCAGTTTTTGTATAGGAATGTCTTAAATTTTGCCCTCATCTTTGACAGGTAGTTTTGCCAGATGTAGAGCTATCATTTGATaattgttggtttggtttggttttccagtattttaatatatcatcCTAACTGCCTTCTGGACTGCAAGGTTTTTGGTGAGAAATCTGCTAATCATTGTACTGGAGATGACTTTATGTGAtgaattgcttttctcttgctgctttcaagattcacTTTTTGTCTTTGCCAGATCTGTTTATGTGTCTCACTGTAGGTCTCTTTGTGTTTATCCTACTGATGGTTCATTGAACTTCTTGGATTTGTATATCCACATCTTTCCTCaaatttagccattctttttttttttttttctccaaataatcaccctgtccctttctctcctcctcccacctcactACCCTTTCTCTGCCGAGAACtccccttgtgattacattggtcGGCTTGATGGAGTCTGTCCCGTAAGTCTTTTAGGCTCtattcacttttcttcatttttccttctttttgctcttcAAACTTGATCATTTCAAATGACCTCTTTTTaagtttgctgatttttcttcCACTTGTTTGAAGCTGCTATTGAATGCTCTAGCAAATTTCTCCATTTAGTTATTGTCATTTTCAGCTCCAAAATTTGTTtggtttaagaaaaataaaaattgcatctCTTTGTTGACActcttattttcttcacatactGTTTCCCTGATGTTCTTTAGCTCTTTGTTCATGTTTATCTTTAGCTCTTTTGAGGTATTtgacatttgttttaaagttcttgTCTAGTAGATctgatgcctttttaaaaaaattgtttttgaacaTTTTCCTCCTTTGAATGGGCCATGTTTTTGTTCCCTTGCATACCTTATGACCCTTTGttgaaaattggacatttttGCAAAAACAAGCCCCTTTTAAGATAATGAGTGGGCCTGTGACTCTTCAGATCAGCCTGGGCCCTCTCATGTCTTTCTGGTCATGCTTTCTGTCTAggtctgtgtgtttgtttgtttgtttttcttttttaattttccctcGGCTGCTCttaaatgtcttaatttcctGAAGAGTCTCTGGCTTCTTCTCAGTGCCTTAAGTGTTCTATTGGAttcctgtgtttgtttgtttgttttttgaaatgttttatatttatttatttgagagtgtgagaAAGACAGTGCATAAGGGGGGATTGggtcagagggagcagcagacttccttctgagtgggaagcctgatgtggggtttgatcctgggattctggtatcataacctgagctaagtCAGCCTCTTAAcaggctgagcctcccaggtgcccctggattccTGTTTGATGATCTCCTTCCCTGCATCCATAGGTCTGCAGTCAGCTTAtacttttcatgtgtttcattGTGTGCCACTGCCTCTcatggtttcttgtctcacatcCAAATTATGTCAACATTTCCCTTCTGAGCTGTGAGTCAGGCGGGACAGCAAACAGTTCCTCAGGCAGCCCAGACAGGCCAGAAGGCTGCAAGCAAGTTCCACTCTGCTCCTTCTATCCCATGGGAGGGAGCCAGGAATTAGGCAAATTTCTTCCAACCACACCATGTAGGGTAGTGAGTGGTACAAGGACAAGTAAGAACATCACATGATTTCCTCTAATTttcaatgtgatttttctttgttggacATTCACTTGTTTGCCATAGCTCTTTAGTTTCTGTAGTTGTTTATTTGATGTTTCTGTGGAGAAATGAGGCCCTAGGACTTCCTAGTTCACCATCTTGTGGATTTCATGGTATATTCATCTTTGCCcagtgttttcttgtttttcacattaatttttgtAGATTTATCTTCCAAGTTTATTGACTCCTTCCTTTGTTGCCGAGTCTGCTATTGAGACCCTgcagagaattatttttaatttcagattttctgttctACATTTTGTATTTGGTACTTCTTTTGTAGTTTGTGTTTCTGTGAAGAACcatatcattttaatcatttcaagTGTGCTTTACCTTGTGGAACACTcataaaaatacacttttaaagtCCTCATATGACAATCCCATCCAGATCATCTCAGGattggcatgttttttttttttttcttggcatgtgtttttatttcacccCAGTGTTCACATTTTCGTGGGTTTTGCATGTCAAGTCATTTCAGATTGTACCACGGACAATGTGAACATTGGGTTGCATGGATCCAGGGTCCTGCTGACATTATCTGGAGAATATTGTTTTTGTGTGCCCTGTTACAGTTGTCTGGAGAATGttgctgtttctgtttttatcaaGTAATCAACCTGCTAAAGGTTCAAACTACATACACCATCTGGAGCTTGTTTGGGTGGTGGTTAAAATAtcagttcagggcagcccgggtggctcagcagtttggtgccgccttcggcccagggcgtgatcctggagatctgggatcgagtcccacgtcgggctccctgcatggagcctgcttctccctctgcctgtgtctctgcctctgtgtgtgtgtgtgtctcatgaataaataaaatcttaaaaaaaaaaataccagttcaGTTTTCGAAGATTTTACTCTGTTGGTTTGTCGGTCTTATGAACCTGAGACCCGCGTGTGTTCATTCAGGGTTAGggaacatctctctctctctctctgctctggggTTGTCCTTATTCTCTATCCCCCTTTTCCTGGTCAGAAAGATGTTTTTATCTCAAGTTTTATTTGGCCCTCTGCACTGTGGCCACCACAGCCCTGCTTAATGGGGGTCTCCCTTTGAGGTGGAAGTCACACCTTCAGGAGAGCCCAGCAACTGTTTCTGCATTTCCCACAATCTGAGACACTCCTCCCTGTGCAGTTGCTTCTCTGTTTTGATGCCCTACCACAATCGATCTGCTTTCAATTTCGGCATTTGCAAGCAGTGCCCAGAGCTTTTAGCTGAAATGAATGGGAGGGTAGGCAATGGCTGGCTCAGGGTAACATACAGGAACTGGAACTCTCTGCCAAAACTTGCTGGGAGTTGGACTCTGCCAGCTACTTAAATCCCTGTGCCCCTACATCCCTACTTGTACAAAGGTAGTAGCGACAGTACCTACCTCATTTTCAATTTCTGGCATTGCTTTTTGAGGATAAAATGGGATGATGGCCATTGAATGCTAGTAACaaacagtaagtgctcagtaaacattcaTGGCTACTactattcatatattttctgtaaGACTAAAAATTTGGATTACAGTTACTAGGAGTGAAAAAATGAAGACCTAAAAAGTAATAGGTTCAGTGGGTTGGCTACCTGGACGCTGATGCTTGAAGGAAAAGATTGAAAAGGAAAGAGCGTATCTAGAAGAGCAAAATATTCCATGCCAGTTTGGTAGCCACTGGAATTACACCCTTGTCTTTGTCAATTAACATATATGGCactaatcaaaacagaaaattgtGAAGACAGTTAAGGCAGCTTGCAGGCATGCCTTTTAGAACATACCACATTAAACAAGAATGACTATGTAGGTGtaggggcgccggggtggctcagtcaattaagtgtctgccttcagctcaggtcatgatctcagggtcctgggatcgagtcttgagtcaggctccttgttcagtggggagcctgcttcttcctctccctctgcccctgcctcctgcttgtgctctctctcaaataaataaataaagtctatttttttaaaaaaggaatgaagactatgtgataaataagtatataataacTGATCCAGAACACTGCTTTTATTTCCAGGGAAATAACCCAATTTTCCCTTCAAGCCCTTTTATTAAATTATGGGGGGAAACAaagattcttttatcttttttttgtgtttgttttctaataCTACTACTGCTCCATTTGATCCTTTGCTAGATGGTTGAAAAAATACATGCAACCCACCGAAGACCTTCAGTCAGTAATCCAGAGGCTGTCCGTGTTTGGGCCAATTAAGTCAGTCACCCTCTGTGGACGGCAAAGTGCCATCGTGGTGTTTGAAGACATGATTTCAGCCTGTAATGCTGTGAACGCTTTTCAAAGCAGGGCCCCTGGCACAATGTTTCAGTGTTCCTGGCAACAGCGATTCATGTCGAAAGATGTAAGACTCCCAATGACTGAAATCCTATGTAAATTCTTAAAGCTTGttgtacataatttttttaatttttatttatttaattaattaatttatttatgttgtaCATAATTTGTGCTAGTGGTATATGATAATCATAAGTGGTATTTTAGCACTGAAGAAAGGCACGGTTTATTTAGTTCAAGTATTAGAAATCAGAAATGATAGCATATCCCATTCTTTGAAATGCTTAACTCTTCTAGAATAGGCTTCACAGTTTGGCCTTCCGGGATAAGAAGCTCATGACTGCATTTATGCATTCGTCTGACAGCCACCTTTCCTGGAGGACGCTGTTTTCTTCTGCGTTAACAGCATgtagcttttctttctcaagatttctgaTGCTCTGTTTGGAAATATGCAAGGTCTGAAAACACAAAACCAACAGTGAGGTCAAGAGGCATTCTAACGGGAGTGGGATTATTCGATAgttctgatttttgtttctccATTGATCATGTAATTCTGTTGTGCCTTCAGATGTACGTGTAACGTtgggcagtgcttctcaaactttaatgtgcatacaGACCTTCTCGGTAGATGCGGGATAGGGCCTGGGGTCACACATTTCTAAAAAGCCCCAGATAGATGCTAAAGCTTCTGGTTCCGGGACCACATTTTGAGCAGAAATAATACCAGAGCAGTTAGTCGCGAGTTTATCACAtgtaaaaatgaaagtgataCACGCTAAGAATCTCCTAAAAGTCAACCTATCCAGCTTCTCATCTGGATTCAAGAATGAAAGTGTTCGGCACAGGCACATACGGCTTATCATTCTCCTCAAAGTTACCTCCAGAAAGGACCGCCCCTCTGCCTTCATACATATCAGAAAAATGAACTGCTTATTTGAGAACTTGAATGAAAATCAGTACTTCTAACATtgtaacagttattttttttttctgtaacagttatttttaatctcaaattAAGATGTGCTTAAAGCCTACCAAGgtatatcttgttttttaaaatgcttattttcttaaggcaaagaaattatttccatttctactaggaaaaaacaaaaccaaaaccaaaaaccaaaaaccaacacTAACATTTCGGGGGAGTTTTGAATATGCTTTCAGCCTGGTCCAAACTTCTTTCTGAAAAGTGCTATCGGGAAAAACTTCAGTAACAAGTCCTTGAGCACAGGCTTCTCTAGCTGTTAACTTCTTTCCAAACAAGAGCATCTCTGCTGCCTGCAAAGAAAAGCAAGATTAAGACACTAACTTAATGATACACAAGTCAGTTAACCTCAGAACTAGGGGCTTTTAGGAAACAGAGGGAagtttcctcatggtcttttttttttttttttttttaaagattttatttatttgataaagaaagagaacacaagcagggtgagaagcagagggagagggagaagcaggctccctgctgagcacagagccaggcatggggcttgatcccaggaccctgggatgatgacccaagccaaaggcagatgcccaaacactgagccacccaggcgccccagccctGGTCCTTTAATGATTAATGCCACACAGTAGTGGAGGATGAGGCACCAGGCACCCAGCTGCAAGAGCAGATCTTTGTTTGAGGAGTTGTGGAGAGTTTCTAATTTTCCCTCATATTAGATATTTCCCATAGCCTAACTCTTCTATACTTGACATTTTTAGAGTTGAGCAAATAACTCACTCTTCTTCTGTCTATATTGTCAAGGAAAAGAGAATACAGAATTGCTTTTGGCACAGaggttacttattttttaaaaaagatttatttatttacttgagagagagagtacaagtggggaggggagagcgagagaaaatcctcaagcaaactcccacTGAGCATGTTGcgcgacatgggactagatcccaggaccctgagaccatgacctgagtcgaaatcaagaatccccagatgcttaacagactgagccacccaggcgcccccagaagtTACTTATTACAACTTATTCTTAAGGTTTCCAAAAGCTACCTTGGCTTGGCCCATTATCTTGGGAAAAGTATAGGAGGAACATCCTTCTGGACTTTGGCCCAGGTGAGTAAAAGGAGTGTGAAATGTTGCctatttggagaaaaagaaaagaaaagaaa of Canis lupus familiaris isolate Mischka breed German Shepherd chromosome 35, alternate assembly UU_Cfam_GSD_1.0, whole genome shotgun sequence contains these proteins:
- the C35H6orf201 gene encoding uncharacterized protein C6orf201 homolog isoform X1, with amino-acid sequence MPGAPSPLPRRVPAGPAARPPSTLELPLLGKPGTPKSYAQPEVLRRTFETLSSLHRLLPSRLVDTLHSYKTEDKQDCQNPEFSGLERILARHQLPKEINATPKPSSIPLWRRKSINNANRGWKKCHLWKKKMEEPPMSTIVVRWLKKYMQPTEDLQSVIQRLSVFGPIKSVTLCGRQSAIVVFEDMISACNAVNAFQSRAPGTMFQCSWQQRFMSKDKVYSRRYTEKSGHTEKSQPKACKWEIERKHQP